A region of Pyxidicoccus parkwaysis DNA encodes the following proteins:
- a CDS encoding TetR/AcrR family transcriptional regulator — translation MSREKRAEKPAGGLWGKTPASRQRRQEILIAAKDVFLEDGYQVASMERLAEAAGTTKRTLYDHFGNKEGLFAASIEYGSELFVGRLPRVEDLSADTAEAIPYFIDRMAAVMNAPDAIRFQRLVIAEAERHPEFGRILNEAAFVAAEHVLRDYLKRQVEAGRLKAHDVAAWAKTLVSLTKNHEHTQALLGLPAGRDTHAEHARNQLIGLYVDAHRRDGAG, via the coding sequence ATGTCGCGTGAAAAGCGGGCCGAGAAGCCGGCGGGCGGGCTGTGGGGAAAGACGCCCGCGTCCCGGCAGCGGCGGCAGGAAATCCTCATCGCGGCGAAGGACGTCTTCCTCGAAGACGGCTACCAGGTGGCTTCCATGGAGCGGCTGGCGGAGGCCGCGGGAACCACCAAGCGGACCCTCTACGACCACTTCGGGAACAAGGAAGGGCTCTTCGCGGCCAGCATCGAGTACGGCAGTGAGCTCTTCGTCGGCAGGCTGCCGCGCGTGGAGGACCTCTCCGCCGACACGGCCGAGGCCATCCCGTACTTCATCGACCGCATGGCGGCGGTGATGAACGCCCCCGACGCCATCCGCTTCCAGCGGTTGGTGATTGCCGAGGCCGAGCGGCATCCGGAGTTCGGGCGCATCCTGAACGAGGCCGCCTTCGTCGCCGCCGAGCACGTCCTCCGGGACTACCTGAAGCGCCAGGTCGAGGCCGGAAGGCTGAAGGCCCATGACGTCGCGGCCTGGGCGAAGACACTGGTCAGCCTGACGAAGAACCACGAGCACACGCAGGCCCTGCTCGGCCTGCCGGCCGGACGCGATACCCACGCCGAGCACGCGCGCAACCAGCTCATCGGGCTGTATGTGGATGCGCACCGGCGCGACGGCGCGGGGTGA
- a CDS encoding tetratricopeptide repeat protein — protein MTLRTLLALLFMAQPKPPAPMPPAEVQRARSLERQASELQRSGRYLDAEKPLLEAIALWTQYRGADDIEVLNDTMNLAVAYRRHGDAARAVPLLERASQGLAACKDADAPELRRRAMNNLAMAYQYADRRAEARKTWESLLAQLGSAPSEERARVLDNLASLLREMGDLSHAEAYARRGYEDWRKLRGDEDVDTAVSLSVLGALESSTGRYKEARSHLEESLRITEKLRGPEHPEVAGVLNLLAVLEVKTGHPEAARADYERSLAISRPRLDAGHSQITDALEGLRALDAGRDAGR, from the coding sequence ATGACTCTGCGTACACTCCTCGCGCTCCTCTTCATGGCCCAACCCAAACCCCCCGCGCCGATGCCCCCCGCGGAGGTGCAGCGGGCCCGTTCACTCGAGCGTCAGGCCAGTGAGCTCCAGCGCTCGGGCCGGTACCTGGACGCCGAGAAGCCGCTGCTGGAGGCCATTGCCCTGTGGACCCAGTACCGGGGCGCTGACGACATCGAGGTGTTGAACGACACCATGAATCTGGCGGTCGCCTACCGCCGCCACGGAGACGCGGCGCGCGCGGTGCCCCTGCTGGAGCGGGCCTCCCAGGGGCTCGCGGCCTGCAAGGACGCGGATGCGCCAGAGCTGCGGCGCAGAGCCATGAACAACCTCGCCATGGCCTACCAGTACGCCGACAGGCGGGCGGAGGCGCGGAAGACCTGGGAGTCCCTGCTCGCGCAGCTGGGGAGCGCGCCCTCGGAGGAGCGTGCGCGGGTGCTCGACAACCTCGCCTCGCTGTTGAGGGAGATGGGCGACCTCTCCCACGCCGAGGCGTACGCACGGCGGGGCTACGAGGACTGGCGGAAGCTACGCGGCGATGAGGACGTGGACACCGCGGTGTCGCTGTCGGTGCTCGGCGCGCTGGAGAGCTCGACGGGCCGCTACAAGGAGGCCCGGAGCCATCTGGAGGAGTCCCTGCGTATCACCGAGAAGCTCCGAGGCCCGGAGCATCCCGAGGTGGCAGGTGTGCTCAACCTGCTCGCGGTGCTCGAGGTGAAGACGGGCCATCCCGAGGCCGCGCGCGCGGACTATGAGCGCTCCCTGGCCATCAGCCGTCCGCGGCTGGATGCCGGGCACTCCCAGATTACGGATGCGCTCGAAGGGCTGCGGGCGCTGGATGCGGGGCGCGATGCCGGGCGATGA
- a CDS encoding SMP-30/gluconolactonase/LRE family protein — MVAPTPAVPSPSPTPGPRRRGVTVLKVVGGVAALLALAAGGVRLRYGGGEPYPDVTGMPLLPDSALEVAAQSPEPIGNVAVSSTGRLFFTIHPESRPEGTKLREWVDGKAVPFPSEELQAKLFETPLGITIDRQDRLWVIDHGNHAMGKPRLLAFELATGHIAHEFVFPPNVAPPGSFLQDLRVDPKGETVFIADVAFWRRKPGLVVYDVTTQTARRVLDGHASVFPQDYIIRNPIKDMVFFGGLAALKAGVDGIAMDPSGEWVWFAAMNHDTMYRVRAADLKDAALPEEELEKRVQAVGRKPLNDGLSADVEGNVLITDVEHGAVLRMSPQGRLETLVKSPRIRWADALSHGPDGWVYLADSAIPHMMLQSKEHIAANAPYFIYRFKSGIAGVAGM; from the coding sequence ATGGTTGCTCCGACTCCCGCCGTTCCGTCCCCGTCTCCGACTCCCGGCCCCCGTCGCCGGGGTGTGACGGTGCTCAAGGTGGTGGGCGGCGTGGCCGCGCTGCTGGCGCTTGCAGCAGGTGGCGTGCGGCTGCGCTACGGCGGCGGTGAGCCGTACCCGGACGTGACGGGCATGCCGCTGCTCCCGGACAGCGCGCTGGAGGTGGCGGCGCAGAGCCCCGAGCCCATCGGCAACGTGGCGGTGTCCTCCACCGGGCGGCTGTTCTTCACCATCCACCCGGAGAGCCGCCCCGAGGGCACCAAGCTGCGCGAGTGGGTGGACGGCAAGGCGGTGCCGTTCCCCAGCGAGGAGCTCCAGGCGAAGCTCTTCGAGACACCGCTGGGCATCACCATCGACCGGCAGGACCGGCTCTGGGTCATCGACCACGGCAACCACGCCATGGGCAAGCCGCGCCTGCTCGCCTTCGAGCTGGCCACGGGCCACATCGCGCACGAGTTCGTCTTTCCGCCCAACGTGGCGCCACCGGGCTCGTTCCTCCAGGACTTGCGCGTGGACCCGAAGGGGGAGACGGTGTTCATCGCGGACGTGGCCTTCTGGCGTCGCAAGCCGGGGCTCGTCGTCTACGACGTGACGACGCAGACAGCGCGCCGCGTGCTGGACGGGCACGCGTCTGTCTTTCCCCAGGACTACATCATCCGCAATCCCATCAAGGACATGGTCTTCTTCGGCGGGCTCGCCGCGCTGAAGGCCGGCGTGGATGGCATTGCGATGGACCCGTCCGGCGAGTGGGTGTGGTTCGCCGCGATGAACCACGACACCATGTATCGCGTGCGCGCCGCGGACCTGAAGGACGCGGCGCTCCCCGAGGAGGAGCTGGAGAAGCGCGTGCAGGCGGTGGGCCGCAAGCCGCTCAACGACGGGCTGAGCGCGGACGTGGAGGGCAACGTCCTCATCACCGACGTGGAGCATGGCGCGGTGCTGCGCATGAGCCCGCAGGGCCGGCTGGAGACGCTGGTGAAGTCGCCGCGCATCCGCTGGGCGGACGCGCTCAGCCACGGGCCGGACGGCTGGGTGTACCTGGCGGACAGCGCCATTCCGCACATGATGCTCCAGTCGAAGGAGCACATCGCCGCCAACGCGCCGTACTTCATCTACCGCTTCAAGTCCGGCATCGCGGGCGTCGCTGGCATGTGA
- a CDS encoding App1 family protein, with translation MADFFPAFYRFAVRMDAHYDALSRGLRTKLGIAPPLRILPYRGYGTAERAVIKARVLEDRHVRPPQQRHTLVGSAVASYKRYMTREIAGAHVAVRWGDKRWEGTTDEEGFLELWVPPPEGVRSGWHMVELELLSPEAQGVPRVAAPVRVAGLSAEYGVISDIDDTVIVTGVTNPLKRAWALFLTEHRVRLPFPGVDAFYAALQGGRGGAADNPIFYVSSSPWNLYEHLDEFLALHKIPPGPLLLRDWGLSRHGFAPGGGHGHKLEKIRGLLDTMERLPFILIGDSGQEDAEHYRTICREYRGRILCVYIRNVPGHPRRAEELEKIGADIREAGSQLLVVDDTTAAARHAARSGWIDWREVHEVEAHRREDAARGLRGGREP, from the coding sequence ATGGCCGACTTCTTCCCTGCCTTCTACCGCTTCGCCGTCCGCATGGACGCGCACTACGACGCATTGAGCCGCGGCCTGCGCACGAAGCTGGGCATCGCCCCGCCGTTGCGAATCCTCCCGTACCGGGGGTACGGCACCGCCGAACGCGCCGTCATCAAGGCCCGCGTCCTGGAAGACAGGCACGTGCGCCCGCCGCAGCAGCGGCACACGTTGGTGGGCAGCGCGGTTGCCTCCTACAAGCGCTACATGACGCGCGAAATCGCCGGCGCGCACGTGGCGGTGCGCTGGGGCGACAAGCGCTGGGAGGGCACCACCGATGAGGAGGGCTTCCTCGAGCTGTGGGTGCCGCCACCCGAGGGCGTGCGCTCCGGCTGGCACATGGTGGAGCTGGAGCTGCTGTCACCGGAAGCGCAGGGCGTGCCCCGCGTGGCCGCGCCGGTGCGCGTGGCGGGACTGAGCGCGGAGTACGGCGTCATCAGCGACATCGACGACACCGTCATCGTCACCGGTGTCACCAATCCGCTGAAGCGCGCGTGGGCGCTCTTCCTCACCGAGCACCGCGTGCGGCTGCCCTTCCCCGGCGTGGATGCCTTCTACGCGGCGCTGCAGGGCGGGCGCGGCGGGGCGGCGGACAACCCCATCTTCTACGTCTCCAGCAGCCCGTGGAACCTGTACGAGCACCTCGACGAGTTCCTCGCCCTGCACAAGATTCCCCCGGGGCCGCTGCTCTTGCGCGACTGGGGCCTGTCACGTCACGGCTTCGCGCCGGGCGGTGGGCACGGGCACAAGCTGGAGAAGATTCGCGGGCTGCTCGACACCATGGAGCGGCTGCCCTTCATCCTCATCGGCGACAGCGGGCAGGAGGACGCGGAGCACTACCGCACCATCTGCCGCGAGTACCGGGGCCGCATCCTCTGCGTCTACATCCGCAACGTGCCCGGCCACCCGCGCCGCGCGGAGGAATTGGAGAAGATTGGCGCGGACATCCGCGAGGCCGGCAGCCAGCTGCTCGTCGTGGATGACACCACTGCCGCGGCGCGGCATGCGGCCCGCTCCGGGTGGATTGACTGGCGCGAGGTGCATGAGGTCGAAGCGCACCGCAGGGAGGACGCCGCTCGCGGCCTCCGGGGTGGCCGCGAACCCTGA
- a CDS encoding outer membrane protein assembly factor BamE encodes MPSQSDASGLFTAFQEGRPVPRGRWALALLAALIPVVLGVGFWALAKNEEHTFRLVTPQGIKSVRGGMTADQVVALLGRPITLERDERGAECYRYGQPNFINPQFLIYRVCYEDGKLLDVTQHKYSAWSVDPATGTFAAPEGGAPAGGSPAATPSSEG; translated from the coding sequence GTGCCCTCTCAATCGGATGCCTCGGGCCTCTTCACGGCCTTCCAGGAGGGCCGGCCGGTGCCGCGAGGGCGCTGGGCCCTGGCGCTGCTGGCGGCGCTGATTCCAGTGGTGCTGGGTGTAGGCTTCTGGGCCCTGGCGAAGAACGAGGAGCACACCTTCCGGCTCGTCACTCCGCAGGGCATCAAGTCGGTGCGCGGCGGCATGACGGCGGACCAGGTGGTGGCCCTGCTCGGCCGGCCGATTACCCTGGAGCGCGACGAGCGCGGCGCCGAGTGCTACCGCTACGGCCAGCCCAACTTCATCAACCCGCAGTTCCTCATCTACCGGGTCTGCTACGAGGACGGGAAGCTGCTCGACGTGACGCAGCACAAGTACTCCGCCTGGTCCGTGGACCCGGCCACCGGCACCTTTGCCGCGCCGGAGGGCGGGGCTCCG
- a CDS encoding DUF6209 family protein: MLRHPTRWFLAAALLVGAVAVSQTNPSITFQSPSQNWNVFASSNPLPFGKTAAINYSADRLTQCRGDINATTPGWSIYGYYQVNGGPVQSFWVAGFKSDPSAPAPSIPLNTRGDLAIWFQNTNRWGCSAYDSNFGNNFHFNVQ; the protein is encoded by the coding sequence TTGCTGCGTCATCCCACCCGCTGGTTCCTCGCCGCCGCTTTGCTCGTTGGTGCCGTCGCCGTCTCGCAGACCAACCCGAGCATCACCTTCCAGTCGCCGTCGCAGAACTGGAACGTGTTCGCCTCGTCCAACCCGCTGCCCTTCGGAAAGACGGCGGCCATCAACTACAGCGCCGACCGGCTGACGCAGTGCCGCGGCGACATCAACGCCACCACGCCGGGCTGGAGCATCTACGGCTACTACCAGGTGAACGGCGGCCCGGTGCAGAGCTTCTGGGTGGCCGGCTTCAAGTCCGACCCGAGCGCGCCCGCGCCGTCCATTCCGCTCAACACCCGCGGTGACCTGGCCATCTGGTTCCAGAACACCAACCGCTGGGGCTGCTCGGCGTACGACTCGAACTTCGGCAACAACTTCCACTTCAACGTGCAGTGA
- the ppk1 gene encoding polyphosphate kinase 1, with product MAKRGGGRGVSQKPVERDALPAGTEAVDTELFFNREVSWLAFNDRVLQLAESADIPLLERLKFISIYARNLDEFFMIRVARLHEQVRSNVARLVPDGASPSTTLDKLHQGIFEQGKRHADCFEKVLRPALAEKGLRILSAKDLDAEQRQQVDQRFREQIFPVLTPLAIGLGRHFPYISNLSLSLAVLLRDPEADEESVARVKVPKELIPRFLPLKGNVFVPLEEVIAQHLADLFPGMQVLSWGVFRVTRDADFTVSEDAEDLLKAVETELRQRRFGDVIRLEVQAGMDPKLLEPLVEALGLEQRQVYEEHGLVGLSDLSAIAFGPGFPELKDPPWTPVTQPRLRPDADVQDGGTVLSAMRRGDLLVHHPYESFGSSVERFVSEAVADPDVLAIKQTVYRTSDSSPLVPALITATENGKQAVCMVELKARFDERTNIKWANALEEAGVHVVYGIPSLKTHAKAILIVRREGERVRHYVHIGTGNYNPKTARLYTDLGLFTRDPDIGADVADVFNYLTGFGRPKTFRKLLVAPLNMREGLLEEIKRTIMAHTLERPSRIQMKMNALVDPTIIRALYDASRAGVKVELNVRGICCLRPGLPGVSENIRVVSVLGRFLEHSRVYLFERGAETRCYIGSADLMPRNLDHRVEVLAPVEDPMLAAQVRDILERCISDNTSAWELTSDGSWKRRTPPSPNEKRSAQGEMMERAVRMAQFQGGRPLP from the coding sequence ATGGCGAAGCGCGGTGGTGGGCGCGGTGTCAGCCAGAAGCCAGTGGAACGGGATGCCCTCCCCGCTGGCACGGAAGCGGTGGACACGGAGCTGTTCTTCAACCGCGAGGTGTCCTGGCTGGCCTTCAACGACCGGGTACTGCAGCTCGCCGAGTCGGCGGACATCCCGTTGCTGGAGCGCCTGAAGTTCATCTCCATCTATGCGCGCAACCTGGACGAGTTCTTCATGATTCGCGTGGCGCGCCTGCACGAGCAGGTGCGCAGCAACGTGGCGCGGCTGGTGCCGGACGGCGCGTCGCCGAGCACCACGCTCGACAAGCTGCACCAGGGCATCTTCGAGCAGGGCAAGCGCCACGCGGACTGCTTCGAGAAGGTGCTGCGCCCCGCGCTCGCGGAGAAGGGCCTGCGCATCCTCTCCGCGAAGGACCTGGACGCCGAGCAGCGCCAGCAGGTGGATCAGCGCTTCCGCGAGCAGATTTTCCCCGTGCTCACCCCGCTGGCCATCGGCTTGGGGCGGCACTTCCCCTACATCTCCAACCTGTCGCTCAGCCTCGCGGTGCTGCTGAGAGACCCGGAGGCGGACGAGGAGAGCGTCGCCCGGGTGAAGGTGCCCAAGGAGCTGATTCCGCGCTTCCTGCCGCTGAAGGGCAACGTCTTCGTCCCGCTGGAGGAGGTCATCGCGCAGCACCTCGCGGACCTCTTCCCCGGCATGCAGGTGCTGTCGTGGGGCGTCTTCCGCGTCACGCGCGACGCGGACTTCACCGTGTCCGAGGACGCGGAGGACTTGCTCAAGGCGGTGGAGACGGAGCTGCGCCAGCGGCGCTTCGGCGACGTCATCCGGCTGGAGGTGCAGGCCGGCATGGACCCGAAGCTCCTGGAGCCGCTGGTGGAGGCGCTGGGGCTGGAGCAGCGGCAGGTGTACGAGGAGCACGGCCTCGTGGGCCTGTCGGACCTGTCAGCCATCGCCTTCGGGCCCGGCTTCCCCGAGCTGAAGGACCCGCCGTGGACGCCCGTCACCCAGCCTCGCCTGCGCCCGGACGCGGACGTGCAGGACGGCGGCACGGTGCTGTCCGCGATGCGCCGGGGGGATTTGCTCGTCCACCACCCCTACGAGTCCTTCGGCTCCTCGGTGGAGCGCTTCGTTAGCGAGGCGGTGGCGGACCCGGACGTCCTCGCGATTAAACAAACGGTGTACCGCACGTCGGACAGCTCGCCGCTGGTGCCCGCGCTGATTACGGCGACGGAGAACGGCAAGCAGGCCGTGTGCATGGTGGAGCTCAAGGCGCGCTTCGACGAGCGCACCAACATCAAGTGGGCCAACGCGCTGGAAGAGGCGGGCGTCCACGTGGTGTATGGGATTCCATCGCTGAAGACGCACGCGAAGGCCATCCTCATCGTCCGGCGCGAGGGCGAGCGGGTGCGGCACTACGTGCACATCGGCACGGGCAACTACAACCCGAAGACGGCGCGGCTCTACACGGACCTGGGGCTCTTCACGAGGGACCCGGACATCGGCGCGGACGTGGCGGATGTCTTCAACTACCTCACCGGCTTCGGGCGGCCGAAGACGTTCCGCAAGCTGCTGGTGGCGCCGCTCAACATGCGCGAGGGGCTGCTGGAGGAAATCAAGCGCACCATCATGGCGCACACGCTGGAGCGTCCGTCTCGCATCCAGATGAAGATGAACGCGCTGGTGGACCCCACCATCATCCGCGCGCTGTACGACGCGTCTCGCGCGGGCGTGAAGGTGGAGCTCAACGTGCGCGGCATCTGCTGCCTGCGCCCGGGCCTGCCCGGCGTGTCCGAGAACATCCGCGTGGTGTCCGTGCTCGGGCGCTTCCTGGAGCACTCTCGCGTGTATCTCTTCGAGCGGGGCGCGGAGACGCGCTGCTACATCGGCTCGGCGGACCTGATGCCTCGCAACCTGGACCACCGCGTGGAAGTGCTCGCGCCGGTGGAGGACCCGATGCTGGCCGCGCAGGTGCGCGACATCCTGGAGCGCTGCATCTCCGACAACACGTCCGCGTGGGAATTGACGTCCGACGGCTCGTGGAAGCGCCGCACTCCGCCATCGCCCAACGAGAAGCGCTCCGCCCAGGGCGAGATGATGGAGCGCGCCGTCCGCATGGCGCAGTTCCAGGGCGGCCGGCCGCTGCCCTGA
- a CDS encoding glycoside hydrolase family 15 protein, which translates to MAGATQQGNVVNGSVPIENHGIIGDLRTVALIGNEGTLDWLCFPYFDSPSVFAALLDGEKGGHWRIAPDPDGVMTKQFYWPDTNVLVTRFYSPDGVGELVDFMPMARQGRKYEREVLRRVRVVRGEMRFRLECFPAFNYARDTHETRLIHGGVCFSSKTLELTLASSVPLRKEGRGVSAHFTLHENQSAVFTLREGARLSCQELVHSHESAEVLFRDTVDYWRHWLSRCNYRGRWRETVQRSALALKLLTYEPSGAIVAAPTCSLPESPGGTRNWDYRFCWLRDAAFTVYAFMRIGFKQEAAAFMRWVEARCAEQGDGPLPLMFRLDGSRVPDEEELAHLHGYGGARPVRIGNAAADQLQLDIYGELMDSVYLSNKYVAPISYDFWRHLRRMVDWVCNHWNQPDEGIWEVRGGRRHFVYSKLMCWVAVDRAIRLADKRSLPADRPRWLAVRDSIFEEIMTQGWSQQRGAFIQAYDREALDAANLLMPLVFFLSPVDPRMLSTLDRIRRPPSEGGLVSDGLVFRYDVDATLDGIAGREGTFNLCSFWLVEAMTRASVARPDLLEEARLTFERMLGYANHVGLYAEQTGMSGEALGNFPQALTHLSLISSAYNLDRTLGGRD; encoded by the coding sequence ATGGCAGGCGCGACCCAGCAGGGAAACGTGGTGAACGGCTCGGTCCCCATCGAGAACCACGGCATCATCGGCGACCTGCGCACGGTGGCCCTGATTGGGAACGAGGGCACGCTCGACTGGCTGTGCTTCCCCTACTTCGACAGCCCCAGCGTCTTCGCGGCGCTGCTGGACGGGGAGAAGGGCGGCCACTGGCGCATCGCCCCCGACCCGGACGGGGTGATGACGAAGCAGTTCTACTGGCCGGACACCAACGTGCTGGTGACGCGTTTCTACTCGCCGGACGGCGTGGGCGAGCTGGTGGACTTCATGCCCATGGCCCGCCAGGGGCGGAAGTACGAGCGCGAGGTGCTGCGGCGCGTGCGCGTGGTGCGCGGGGAGATGCGCTTCCGGCTGGAGTGCTTCCCGGCCTTCAACTACGCGCGGGACACGCACGAGACGCGCCTCATCCACGGCGGAGTGTGCTTCTCGTCGAAGACGCTGGAGCTGACGCTGGCCTCGTCGGTGCCGCTGCGCAAGGAGGGCCGGGGCGTCAGCGCGCACTTCACGCTGCATGAGAACCAGTCCGCCGTCTTCACGCTGCGCGAGGGCGCGCGGCTGTCCTGCCAGGAATTGGTGCACAGCCACGAGTCCGCGGAGGTGCTCTTCCGCGACACGGTGGACTACTGGCGCCACTGGCTGTCGCGCTGCAACTACCGGGGCCGCTGGCGCGAGACGGTGCAGCGCTCGGCGCTGGCGCTGAAGCTGCTGACGTACGAGCCGTCGGGGGCGATTGTCGCGGCGCCCACGTGCAGCCTGCCCGAGTCACCGGGTGGCACCCGCAACTGGGACTACCGCTTCTGCTGGCTGCGGGACGCGGCCTTCACCGTCTATGCGTTCATGCGCATCGGCTTCAAGCAGGAGGCGGCGGCCTTCATGCGCTGGGTGGAGGCGCGCTGCGCGGAGCAGGGAGACGGGCCGCTGCCGCTGATGTTCCGCCTGGACGGCAGCCGCGTGCCGGACGAGGAGGAGCTGGCGCACCTGCATGGCTACGGCGGGGCGAGGCCGGTGCGCATCGGCAATGCGGCGGCGGACCAGTTGCAGCTCGACATCTACGGCGAGCTGATGGACTCGGTGTACCTGTCCAACAAGTACGTGGCGCCGATTTCGTATGACTTCTGGCGGCACCTGCGGCGGATGGTGGACTGGGTGTGCAACCACTGGAACCAGCCGGACGAGGGCATCTGGGAGGTGCGCGGCGGGCGGCGGCACTTCGTGTACTCGAAGCTGATGTGCTGGGTGGCGGTGGACCGGGCGATTCGGCTCGCGGACAAGCGCAGCCTGCCGGCGGACCGGCCCCGGTGGCTGGCGGTGCGCGACAGCATCTTCGAGGAAATCATGACGCAGGGCTGGAGCCAGCAGCGCGGGGCCTTCATCCAGGCGTATGACCGCGAGGCGCTGGACGCGGCGAATCTGCTGATGCCGCTGGTGTTCTTCCTGTCGCCGGTGGACCCCCGGATGTTGTCCACGCTGGACCGCATCCGCCGCCCGCCTTCTGAGGGAGGCCTGGTGTCGGACGGGCTGGTGTTCCGCTACGACGTGGACGCGACGCTGGATGGGATTGCGGGCCGCGAGGGCACCTTCAACCTGTGCAGCTTCTGGCTGGTGGAGGCGATGACGCGCGCCAGCGTGGCGCGGCCGGATTTGCTGGAGGAGGCGCGGCTCACCTTCGAGCGGATGCTGGGCTACGCCAACCACGTGGGCCTGTACGCGGAGCAGACGGGCATGTCCGGCGAGGCGCTCGGCAACTTCCCGCAGGCGCTCACCCACCTGTCCCTCATCAGCTCCGCGTACAACCTGGACCGCACGCTGGGCGGGCGGGACTGA
- a CDS encoding zinc-binding dehydrogenase, translated as MAEPMRAVVTEPTATPRLAVREVASPHPAPHQALIRVTAFSLNAGETRTALAASTRYTPGWDFAGVVEQAAADGSSPRAGTRVFGVVPQGAWAEYVAARAGHIAEIPEGVTDAQAAALPVAGVTALVCLEEAGSLLGRRVLITGAAGGVGRFACQLAALAGATVFAVSRRPELRRQLHEDGVQPAGVFTTMEEAKAAGTYDVILDSVGGDTLGVALTALSFGGICVNCGNSAQQPTTFDARDFYLKSNGRLHGVWLGRELAGNCTPMLARLASLVKQGRLRTPIDTELPWTRVAEAADRLMQQGVDGKVILAVA; from the coding sequence ATGGCTGAACCGATGCGGGCCGTCGTCACCGAGCCCACCGCCACCCCTCGCCTCGCCGTGCGCGAGGTTGCGTCCCCCCACCCCGCGCCCCACCAGGCGTTGATCCGCGTGACGGCCTTCTCCCTGAACGCGGGCGAGACGCGGACGGCGCTCGCCGCGAGCACCCGCTACACCCCCGGCTGGGACTTCGCGGGCGTGGTGGAGCAGGCGGCGGCCGATGGCAGCTCGCCCAGGGCGGGCACCCGGGTGTTCGGCGTCGTTCCCCAGGGTGCGTGGGCCGAGTACGTCGCCGCCCGCGCCGGGCACATCGCCGAAATCCCCGAGGGCGTCACGGATGCCCAGGCCGCCGCGCTGCCGGTGGCCGGAGTGACGGCGCTCGTGTGTCTCGAAGAGGCCGGCTCGCTGCTCGGGCGCCGGGTGCTCATCACCGGCGCGGCCGGCGGCGTGGGCCGCTTCGCCTGCCAGCTCGCGGCGCTCGCCGGAGCCACGGTGTTCGCCGTCAGCCGGAGGCCGGAATTACGGCGTCAGCTCCACGAGGACGGCGTCCAGCCCGCGGGCGTCTTCACCACCATGGAGGAGGCGAAGGCCGCCGGCACGTACGACGTCATCCTCGACTCCGTCGGCGGCGACACGCTGGGCGTGGCCCTCACCGCGCTCAGCTTCGGAGGCATCTGCGTCAACTGCGGCAACTCGGCCCAACAGCCCACGACGTTCGACGCGCGAGACTTCTACCTGAAGTCCAACGGCCGCCTGCACGGCGTCTGGCTCGGCCGCGAGCTCGCTGGCAACTGCACGCCCATGCTGGCGCGCCTCGCATCGCTGGTGAAGCAGGGGCGCTTGCGCACGCCCATCGACACGGAGCTGCCCTGGACGCGCGTGGCCGAGGCGGCCGACCGGCTCATGCAACAAGGCGTCGACGGCAAGGTCATCCTCGCGGTGGCGTGA